One genomic window of Kosmotoga olearia TBF 19.5.1 includes the following:
- a CDS encoding Gfo/Idh/MocA family protein: MRLRAALIGCGRIGTKKHIEAFAGNADKIELVAVCDIVKEKAEKAAEEYKKRCGLHENEYVQPTTHNPQRTYKPQVITDYSELLDKDIDFVTIATESGNHYRITVDFLSAGKHVLVEKPMALSTKHMDEMISLASEKRLKLGVCFQNRFNPPIQELRKKIESGAFGIIFNATARILWNRNRAYYEQASWRGTWKMDGGTLMNQCSHNIDLLQWMLGGNVKRIYAVTRNYNHDYIEAEDFGVAIVEFDNGTVGIIEGTANVYPRNLEETLSVFGETGTVVIGGLAVNRIQTWRFPNEEEHPFMRLPDPETVYGNGHVPLFEDFVEAIVEDRKPYVSGEDGKKAVEIILGIYKSAKEGKPVEFPIGEFSTEDMKR, encoded by the coding sequence GTGAGGTTACGTGCCGCATTAATCGGTTGTGGGCGTATCGGGACGAAAAAGCATATTGAGGCGTTTGCTGGTAATGCTGATAAAATAGAGCTCGTCGCGGTATGTGATATTGTGAAGGAAAAAGCTGAAAAAGCAGCAGAAGAGTATAAGAAACGTTGTGGGTTACATGAAAACGAATACGTACAACCCACAACCCACAACCCACAACGTACTTACAAACCACAAGTTATTACTGACTATTCTGAATTACTTGATAAAGATATCGATTTTGTGACCATTGCCACAGAGAGCGGGAATCATTATCGTATAACCGTGGATTTTCTTTCTGCCGGAAAACATGTCCTCGTTGAAAAACCAATGGCTTTGAGTACCAAGCATATGGACGAGATGATTTCTTTAGCCAGTGAGAAACGGCTAAAACTTGGAGTGTGTTTTCAAAATAGATTCAATCCTCCTATACAGGAATTAAGGAAAAAAATTGAAAGCGGTGCCTTTGGGATAATTTTCAATGCTACTGCCCGAATTCTCTGGAATAGAAACAGGGCGTATTACGAGCAGGCATCCTGGCGAGGTACGTGGAAAATGGACGGTGGAACTCTCATGAATCAATGTTCCCATAACATAGATCTTTTGCAGTGGATGCTCGGCGGGAATGTAAAGCGTATTTACGCTGTTACCAGGAATTACAACCACGATTATATAGAAGCAGAGGATTTTGGCGTGGCTATTGTTGAATTTGATAATGGTACGGTTGGAATAATTGAAGGAACCGCAAATGTGTATCCAAGAAATCTTGAAGAAACGCTGTCAGTATTTGGCGAAACCGGGACGGTTGTAATAGGAGGACTTGCCGTTAACAGAATCCAGACATGGAGATTTCCAAACGAGGAAGAACACCCCTTTATGAGATTACCCGATCCGGAGACTGTTTATGGCAATGGACACGTACCTCTTTTTGAAGATTTTGTTGAAGCAATTGTTGAAGACAGGAAACCCTATGTTTCTGGAGAAGATGGAAAAAAAGCTGTAGAGATAATTCTTGGGATATACAAATCTGCCAAGGAAGGGAAACCGGTTGAATTTCCTATCGGAGAATTCTCAACTGAAGATATGAAGAGATAG
- a CDS encoding nucleotide sugar dehydrogenase, protein MLKEKILNKEAVVGVIGLGYVGLPLAVEKAKAGFKVIGFDIQQKKVDMVNRGENYIGDVVNEDLEQIVKDGMLRATTDFDELKNCDVVAICVPTPLDKYKQPDLTYVVNSTKEVAKRLHKDMLVVLESTTYPGTTEEVMKPILEETGLKCGEDFYLAFSPERVDPGNIRYKTKNTPKVVGGIGEKSTEVAKLLYESVLDAEVFVVSSPKEAEMTKILENTFRIVNIALINEMAIVANKMGINIWEVVNAASTKPFGFMPFYPGPGVGGHCIPIDPFYLTYIARKYNYHTRLIELAGEINDFMPEYVVDRLMKLLNEQKKCMNGAKIVMLGIAYKGDIDDMRESPALKVLGHLERNLADVTVVDPYVSEFRWNGEIIKTAKLTAELIKEADAVIITTAHKHKVDYKLVVDNAKLIFDTKNILKTLGISGENVEVL, encoded by the coding sequence ATGCTGAAAGAGAAGATTCTCAATAAAGAGGCTGTGGTAGGTGTTATTGGCCTGGGATATGTAGGGCTGCCTCTGGCCGTGGAAAAAGCAAAAGCTGGATTTAAGGTCATTGGATTTGATATTCAGCAAAAAAAGGTTGACATGGTAAACAGAGGAGAAAATTACATCGGTGATGTTGTAAATGAAGATCTCGAACAGATTGTCAAAGATGGAATGCTTAGAGCTACGACTGATTTCGATGAATTGAAAAACTGTGATGTGGTTGCAATATGTGTTCCAACACCTTTGGACAAATACAAACAACCAGATTTGACTTATGTTGTGAATTCCACAAAAGAAGTGGCTAAAAGGCTTCACAAAGATATGTTGGTTGTTCTCGAATCAACAACGTATCCGGGAACTACCGAAGAAGTCATGAAACCCATCCTTGAAGAAACCGGTTTGAAATGCGGTGAGGATTTTTATCTTGCTTTTAGTCCTGAAAGAGTTGATCCAGGAAATATCAGATACAAAACCAAGAATACCCCGAAAGTTGTTGGAGGGATAGGTGAAAAATCAACAGAAGTAGCGAAACTCCTGTACGAGTCTGTACTTGATGCTGAGGTTTTTGTAGTTTCTTCGCCAAAAGAAGCTGAAATGACGAAGATCCTTGAAAATACTTTCAGAATAGTGAACATAGCTCTAATAAACGAGATGGCGATTGTTGCGAACAAGATGGGAATAAATATATGGGAGGTTGTGAATGCAGCTTCCACCAAACCCTTTGGTTTTATGCCTTTTTATCCTGGTCCGGGAGTTGGGGGACATTGTATTCCCATCGATCCTTTCTACCTTACCTATATTGCCCGAAAGTACAATTATCATACCCGCCTTATAGAACTGGCAGGAGAGATAAATGACTTCATGCCTGAATATGTTGTTGACAGGCTTATGAAACTCCTGAATGAACAGAAAAAATGCATGAATGGTGCGAAGATTGTAATGCTGGGTATCGCTTACAAAGGTGATATAGACGATATGAGAGAATCCCCAGCCCTTAAGGTCCTTGGACATTTAGAAAGAAATTTAGCTGATGTTACCGTTGTTGATCCTTATGTGAGTGAGTTTAGATGGAACGGTGAAATAATAAAAACCGCAAAACTCACTGCCGAGCTCATTAAAGAGGCTGATGCAGTTATTATCACCACTGCTCATAAACATAAAGTTGATTACAAGCTTGTTGTTGACAATGCCAAGCTGATATTCGATACAAAGAATATCCTGAAAACCCTGGGAATCAGTGGAGAGAATGTGGAAGTACTGTAA
- a CDS encoding four helix bundle protein, which produces MISLAFSDMELYEVALDFVEEIYSITKKFPEEERFGLTSQMRRAAVSIPSNIAEGNGRRYSREYLHFLYNARGSLMELRTQIEIANRLGYIFPEEHDNLLDFSEKVRLMLQKLIGSIQRKV; this is translated from the coding sequence ATGATTTCCTTGGCTTTTTCTGATATGGAGCTTTATGAGGTCGCGTTAGATTTTGTTGAGGAGATTTATAGTATTACAAAGAAATTTCCTGAGGAGGAAAGATTTGGACTTACTTCACAAATGCGACGAGCAGCGGTATCTATTCCATCAAATATCGCCGAAGGCAACGGTAGAAGATATTCAAGGGAATATTTACATTTCTTGTACAATGCTAGGGGATCTTTGATGGAGTTAAGAACCCAAATTGAAATAGCAAATCGTTTAGGCTATATTTTTCCAGAAGAGCATGACAATTTATTAGATTTTTCTGAGAAGGTCAGATTAATGCTTCAGAAACTAATTGGTTCTATACAAAGGAAAGTCTGA